One genomic window of Glycine soja cultivar W05 chromosome 9, ASM419377v2, whole genome shotgun sequence includes the following:
- the LOC114425614 gene encoding cytokinin hydroxylase-like, whose amino-acid sequence MEFSSAVAFIFSILPLLLLLKLTFSWWVSPILNHLKLKRCGFGGPLPSFPLGNIQEMKKKNSLSSSLGSSNLTHDIHSTVFPYFSRWQNSHGKVFIYWLGTEPFLYIADPEFLKKMSTEVLAKRWGKPRVFRHDRDPMFGNGLVMVEGNEWVSHRHVIAPAFSPLNLKAMASMMTESTNQMIDRWIAQINSGNPKIDVEREVVETAGEIIAKTSFGMKGKNAKEVSEKLRALQMTLFKTTRYVGVPFGKCFNVKKTLEAKKLGKEIDKLLLSVITSRMKSIKRQTQEDLLGLLLQGNNNHQDDGKLGKTFTTRDLLDECKTFFFAGHETTALAISWTLFLLAMHEDWQIQLRDEIREVVGDKELDINTLAGLRKMKWVMNEVLRLYPTAPNVQRQAREDIQVDNLTVPNGTNMWIDVVAMHHDPALWGKDVNEFRPERFMNDVNGGCNHKMGYLPFGFGGRMCVGRNLSFMEYKIVLTLLLSRFSFKVSPGYNHAPSIMLSLRPTYGLLLIVQPL is encoded by the exons ATGGAGTTCTCATCAGCAGTTGCCTTCATCTTTTCtattttacctcttcttttGCTCTTGAAACTAACGTTTTCTTGGTGGGTTTCACCAATCCTGAACCATCTTAAGCTTAAAAGATGTGGGTTTGGAGGGCCACTCCCAAGTTTTCCTCTTGGAAACATTCAAGAgatgaaaaagaagaatagcCTGAGTTCTTCATTAGGGTCCTCTAATCTCACCCATGATATACACTCCACTGTCTTCCCCTATTTTTCTCGCTGGCAAAACTCTCACG GGAAGGTGTTTATCTATTGGCTTGGTACAGAACCGTTTTTGTACATTGCAGATCCAGAATTCTTGAAAAAAATGTCCACTGAGGTCTTGGCCAAGAGATGGGGAAAACCTAGAGTGTTTAGACACGATAGAGATCCTATGTTTGGAAATGGTTTGGTTATGGTTGAAGGCAATGAATGGGTTAGTCACCGACATGTTATAGCACCAGCATTTTCTCCTCTTAATTTGAAG GCAATGGCAAGCATGATGACAGAGTCtacaaatcaaatgatagaTAGGTGGATTGCACAAATCAACTCCGGCAACCCCAAAATCGATGTCGAAAGAGAGGTTGTAGAAACGGCCGGAGAAATCATTGCAAAAACAAGCTTTGGCATGAAGGGAAAAAATGCAAAGGAAGTGTCTGAAAAACTACGTGCCCTACAAATGACACTTTTTAAGACAACAAGATATGTAGGTGTTCCATTTGGCAAGTGTTTCAACGTCAAGAAAACCCTAGAGGCCAAGAAGCTTGGGAAAGAGATTGACAAGCTATTGTTATCCGTCATAACATCTCGTATGAAATCAATCAAAAGGCAAACTCAAGAAGACTTGTTGGGATTGTTGTTGCAAGGAAACAATAATCATCAAGATGATGGCAAGTTAGGGAAGACATTCACCACTAGAGACTTGTTGGATGAGTGCAAGACTTTCTTCTTTGCTGGCCATGAAACAACGGCATTGGCTATCTCATGGACGTTGTTTCTTCTAGCTATGCATGAAGATTGGCAAATCCAGTTAAGAGATGAGATAAGAGAAGTGGTCGGTGATAAAGAACTTGATATCAACACGCTTGCGGGGCTTAGAAAG ATGAAGTGGGTGATGAATGAAGTTCTAAGACTCTACCCAACGGCACCAAATGTTCAAAGGCAAGCAAGAGAAGACATTCAAGTTGATAACTTAACAGTGCCTAATGGGACCAACATGTGGATCGATGTTGTGGCCATGCATCATGACCCGGCATTGTGGGGAAAAGATGTCAACGAGTTTAGACCAGAGAGGTTCATGAATGATGTCAATGGTGGATGTAACCACAAAATGGGGTACTTGCCTTTTGGTTTTGGAGGGAGAATGTGTGTTGGTAGGAACTTGAGCTTTATGGAGTATAAGATAGTTCTAACCCTACTCCTCTCTAGGTTTAGTTTCAAAGTTTCACCAGGTTATAACCATGCACCCTCTATCATGCTATCCCTTAGGCCCACTTATGGACTTCTTCTCATAGTTCAACCCCTTTAG